gaacgtAAATGACAGATATATTTTAAGTCAGACGATCATGTTATCTAAGGacaacaaacatatattcatatttttaatcaGCCGTTATTTCAGCTTTACTCTTATCCAACCAAGCTACTCCGCGAGAATAATTCATTCCCCAAAACAATATCAATCCTTAAAAGAAATGAAACCtttccaaaaaaaacaaaaaaaaatgataacggacgaaaaaaaaaaatccaaaattcaaaaataaaatacgcccgattccctcttccttctccctctttatttcactTCCTTTTGGCGCGAAAATCCCAGTCTCTTCCCGGCGGCCATCGAAGGAGGACGTGTTTTTCGATCATCTCCCTGAGTATTAAAGGGAATATCCGTTgaataaaaaggtaaagagagagaaagagacaaaaaagaaaaaaggaaattgctTTTTAATTACTGTTTAATTACTGTTAATTATTTGTTCTGCGTCGTGAAGgttggaaggaaaataaaaagatatttatgataattaagataatagtgataataataataataataataatgataacaataataataatgataagaaataattaataatcaaaatcaaactAGTTTTAGAGTAGTTTTGATTAGGCAAAGTTTAAGGTTAAATTAGTTGGTTTTAAGTTAATtcaagttagtttttttttgttagtttaaaTTAGGTTAAATCAAGTTAAATTTAGTTCATCTAAGATAGTttttagcttattattattagtttttttttttttttttttttgttaatttcaggTTTGAAGCTTCGGTAAGTTTTAGGTTAAAAAGGAAGGTTAATTTGAGTCCGAATTggctgttttatctctctctctctctctctctttctctctctctttatctctctctttatctctctctctctctctctgtctctctctctctctgtctctctctctctctgtctctctctctctctctctctctctctctctctctctctctctctttctctctctctctctctctctctctctctctctctcgctctctctctctctctctctctctctctctctctctttatctctctctctctctctctctctctctctctctctctctctctctctctctctctctctctctctctctctctctttctctctctctttatctctctctttatctctctctctctctctctctctctctctatctctctctctctctctctctctctctctctctctctctctctctctctctctctttctctctctctctctctctctctctctctctctctctctctctctctctctctctctctctctcgctctctctctctctctctctctctctctctctctctctctctctctctctctttctctctctctttctctctctctttatctctctctttatctctctctctctctctctctctctctctctctctctctctctctctctctctctctctcttattctgcttcttgttcttctgtttttcttcttattgttgttatttattttcccttcttttttatcttctactcttattctctcactctctctcactctatctatctatctatctatctatctatctatctctatctctctctatttaaccatctctcttcctcttcctcgcctatGTTCAATTCACTTCGTTTGTTTGTAGGCCTAAATGTCAATATATCGTTGTAAAGTTTGTTATACataatgcacatatgtgtgtgtgtgcgtgtgtgtatgtacgtgtgtgtgtgtgtgtgtgtgtgtgtgtgtgtatgtatgtgtgtgtgtgcgtgtgtgtatgtacgtgtgtgtgtgtgtgtgtgtgtgtgtgtgtgtgtgtgtgtgtgtgtgtgtgtgtgcgtgtgtgtatgtacgtgtgtgtgtgtgtgtgtgtgtgtgtgtgtatgtgtgtgtatgtatgtgtatgtatgtgtgtgtgaatgtgtgtgtgtgtttgagtgtgtatctatctatctatctatctatctatatgtatttttttaacccCCCCAGCACCATGGGGAGCCCCGACCGCACCCCCCTCctagtcctccccctcctcctcctcctcctccccctcctcctcctgctcctgccgGGCGAGCTGGCGGCCACGGCGATCCCCGACGTCGCTCCCGAAGAAGGCGCAGACGGAGGAGACTACTGCCTCTCCGACGACCGCCGCCCTTTCTCGGGCTTCGCCGCCATGACGCCCTACGCCGCCGTGCGACCCCCGAGGGCTTCCTTCGAGAGTTTCGCTCCCGAGGGTGACTGGCTTTCCCCGGCGCCGTGCTTAGCAGcgctgttctgttgttgttgttagccgttttgttatcattattgttattgttattattattttgattatgattattattattattgttattgttattattattttgattatgattattattgttattgttattgttattgttattattattattattattatcattattatcattattattattattattattatcattattattattattatcattataatcattattatcattattatcgttattgttatcattattattattattatcattataatcattattatcattattatcgttattattatcattattatcagttttattattatcagttttattatcatcattattattatcgttattattataatcattatcatcattatttttattataattattatcattatcagtcttattattattaatattattattattattatgttttattatcatcattatcattatcgtcatcattattattattatcattagtatttgattttttattgctgttcttgttgtttctctattggtatttttttctggtttctcttttattatctacgtgtgtgtgtgtctatccatccatctctctttcttctcctctctctttatccatcactatctatatgtctatttgtctatctatcagtctatatctttctttcaaccttcctctctctccctctctccctccatctatttctttatctatctgactatctatcttttcatcttccctcttcctctatctctacctcctcctacactccctcctctccttccctccttccccccctcctctctgtctatctatttgtctttatctatctctctcggtctgtccctctctcctcccctccctcttcctcaactctccctcctcccctccctctctctctcttcccctccctctctctctttccttctctcccactctctctccttccctccctctctctctctcctttcctctcctccctctctctctctctcctcccctccctctctctcctcccctccctctctccctttccttctatctcactctctctcctcccctccctctctctctctcctttcctctcctccctctctctctctctattcccctccctctctctttcctcccctccctctctctccttcccttccacttcatctcctcccctccccaactctctctcctcccttccctctctccctttccttctctcccactctctctcctcccctccctctccctctccctcccctctcctccctctctctcttcccttccctctctctctcctcccctccctctccctctcctcccctccctctctctctcttcccttccccctctctctcctcccctccctctctccctttccttctctctcattctctctcctcccctccctctccctctcctctactccctctctctcttcccttccctctctctctccttccctccctctctccctttccttctctcccactctctctcttcccctccctatctctctcctcccctccctctccctctccctctccctctcctcccctccctctctctctcttcccttccgtctctctctcctcccctccctctccctctcctcccctccctctccctctccctctcctcccctccctctctctctcttcccttccctctctctctcctcccctccctctctccctttccttctctcccactctctctcctcctctccctcttccccaactctccctcctcccctccctatctctctcctcccctccctctctctctctcctccccttccacttcatcttctccccttcccctccctatctctctcctcccctccctctctctctctcctccccttccacttcatcttctccccttcccaactctccctcttcccctccctatctctctcctcccctccctctctctctctcctccccttccacttcatctcttccccttccaaactctccctcctcccctccctatctctctcctcccctccctctccccctttccttctctcccactcttaatTTTACGAATACATTCCCTCCCCCTTAGGGTGCCAACCTGTCCAGCTGTGGCACTTAATTCGCCACGGCAGCAGGGTTATTCACAAGTTCGAGTATTCAAGGCTGGAAGTCATGTTGCCGACTCTCAAAAGAATGATTCTCAAGTCTCATAGCTATGGCAACGGTAGGTAGTCCTAGTTTCCTTTGTTGCCATACCTTAAAAGGATGATTCTTAAGGCTTGCGGCTATGGCAACGGTAGGTAGGTTTAGTTCTTTTTTGCCATTCCTGAGAAGGACGATTCTTAAATCCCACAGCTATGGCAACGGTAAGTTCCATTGCTGTCTTCCCTGAAAAAAGGATTTTCAGATCTCTCAACGGCTATGGCAAGGTAGGTAGGCTAGTTCTTTGTTGCCATCCCTGAAAAGGACGATTCTCAAATCCCACAGCTATGGCAGCGGTAAGTTCCTTTATTTTCTTGTAAGGAAAATTAGTATTTAGGCCTTTGTGTAGTTAGTTATTAGATATttcataaattgtatatataagtatatatatttatatatatatatatatatatatatatatatatatatatatatatatatatatatatatatatatatatcacctctcccatttctctctctctctcttctctttctctctctctctctccttccttccctccctccctccttccctctctgtctctacccaattatatctatctctccctcagtcCCTAGCCATCCATCTATCTCCGAATAACGCCTCTgtctatccccccttcctctcttccttcccttgcaGGCGAACTCTGCCCCCGGGACTTGGCTCTCCTGCGCGCCTGGAGGACTAGCAAGCTCGACGCCGGGGACACGCGGCATCTCACgcctgaagggaggaaggaaatcgaGGGCATCGCGCTGAGGTTCAAGGCAGCCTTTCCTGAGCTGGTGTACAAGCCCTACCACGTGGGCAAGGCGCAGGAGGAGAACGAGCGAGGGAAACCTGGCGAAGGAActaaggtagggggtggggggaggggggagggggtgtgtgtatatgtatatatatatatatatatatatatatatatatatatatatatatatgtatgtttgtatatatatatacatatgcacatagctATCTAGAtacttagctatatatatatatatatatatatatatatatatatatatacatatgcacatagctATCTAGAtacttagctatatatatatatatatatatatatatatatatatatatatatcatacacatacacatacatacaaacatacatacacacacacacatacatacatacatacatacatacatacatacatacatacatacatacatacatacatacatacatacatacatacatacatacatacataaatacataaatacatatatacattatatacatatatatatatatatatatatatatatatatatatatatacacacacacatatacaatcatacatccATAATATACGCACGCATAAAGACGATTGATCTGTGGGCCCTGTTGCGTCGCGGCCGAGGACCTTGTCAACAGCAAGCCATAAGCGAGCTTCCTTTCCGCCGGCAGTTCGCCTTCGCGCCCTCCTTCCCCACGTATGACAGTGCCGTCACGTACCTCGAGACTTTGTATGGGCGCCACTGGGGTCACGTGGGCCTTGATCTAAACGGATCTCCAGCTTTGCAGGTGCGGGACGGCggtcaggagagagagatacgtgaaaatagatagattgatagtaatagtaataacaacagcaataatagtaataaaaataataataataacaatagtagtagtaataataataataattacaataacaataataacaataataaccataataacaataataataatagtaataataataatagtaataataatgataatagtaataataataataataataataataataataatagtaataataataataataatataatgatgatattaataatattaataacaatgataataataataatgataatgataatgataataatgataatgataatactaattattacaataaaaaataataacaataataatgaaaaggataacaataacaatgataatgataataataataatagtaataatgataatgacaataataataataataataataataataataataataatgaaaagaaagatagatgtatgGTCTAacttttctgattttgttttagtTGTGCCGAGATAAGGGATAAGGACTCATATAgagaaatgtaatatatatattctataaaataGATCATTACATATGACATAATGAGATTCCACAAGCATTTTCACCTCCATTCATAAATCCTAACTGTTCTTATCTATCAACCATAATTACAAAATAACTCATTACATAATTACAAAAAGTGTCTTAATAAATCACTGACGTTCCTTCGCTTTTCAGTATTTCTACTTCTGTCGGAACTACATCACGAAAGTAGTCATCTGCAGTAAGAAGAAGAAACCTTTTCATAACTTCATCAGTGGGAAGTTTATGGAAGAAGTCATCAGCAGGGTTTCCAAAAGGCTGGGTATTGCCGTGACCATAGGtgagtggtgcgtgtgtgtgtgtgtgtgtgtgtgtgtgtgtgtgtgtgtgtgtgtgtgtgtgtgtgtgtgagtgtgtgtttgtgtgtttgtgtgagtggtgcgtgcgtgtgtgtgtgtgtgtgcgtgtgtgtgtgtgtgtgtgtgtgtgtgtgtgtgtgtgtgtgtttgtgtgtttgtgtgagtggtgcgtgcgtgtgtgtgtgtgtgtgtgtgtgtttgtgtgtgtgtgtgtgtgtgtgtgtgtgtttgtgtgtttgtgtgagtggtgcgtgtgtgtgtgtgtgtgtgtgtgtgtgtgtgtgtgtgtgtgtgtgtgtgtgtgtgtgtgtgtgtgtttgtgtgtttgtgtgagtggtgcgtgcgtgtgtgtgtgtgtgtgtgtgtgtgtgtgtgtgtgtgtgtgtgtgtgtgtgtgtttgtgtgtttgtgtgagtggtgcgtgcgtgtgtgtgtgtgtgtgtgtgtgtgtttgtgtgtttgtgtgagtggtgcgtgcgtgtgtgtgtgtgcgtgtgtgtgtgtgtgtgtgtgtgtgtgtttgtgtgtttgtgtgagtggtgcgtgcgtgtgtgtgtgtgtgtgtgtgtgtttgtgtgtgtgtgtgtttgtgtgtttgtgtgagtggtgcgtgcgtgtgtgtgtgtgtttgtgtgtttgtgtgagtggtgcgtgcgtgtgtgtgtgtgcgtgtgtgtgtgtgtgtgtgtgtgtgtgtgtgtgtgtgtgtgagagtgtgtgtgt
The nucleotide sequence above comes from Penaeus chinensis breed Huanghai No. 1 chromosome 3, ASM1920278v2, whole genome shotgun sequence. Encoded proteins:
- the LOC125043727 gene encoding multiple inositol polyphosphate phosphatase 1-like isoform X1 encodes the protein MGSPDRTPLLVLPLLLLLLPLLLLLLPGELAATAIPDVAPEEGADGGDYCLSDDRRPFSGFAAMTPYAAVRPPRASFESFAPEGCQPVQLWHLIRHGSRVIHKFEYSRLEVMLPTLKRMILKSHSYGNGELCPRDLALLRAWRTSKLDAGDTRHLTPEGRKEIEGIALRFKAAFPELVYKPYHVGKAQEENERGKPGEGTKFAFAPSFPTYDSAVTYLETLYGRHWGHVGLDLNGSPALQYFYFCRNYITKVVICSKKKKPFHNFISGKFMEEVISRVSKRLGIAVTIAKLRAMYNACRYQKAWRPERPSAWCAAFTPRDLEVLEYWEDLRMYHDQGPAHSITYKQACLLGADLLLHFRRRVNDNITDIDSTTYFVSMEALVPFLSLLGLFKDSEPLTEENINPDRVWKTSKFSSYGSNLAFVLSLCEDNSWWVSALLNEVKIQLPGCDTVFGCPWGRFVEEFDYLENCDFHVLCGGISYQLRRTQTWQLLYIMNNWM